The following are from one region of the Fusarium keratoplasticum isolate Fu6.1 chromosome 4, whole genome shotgun sequence genome:
- a CDS encoding Zn(2)-C6 fungal-type domain-containing protein gives MVGVPRSTGCQLCRVRKVKCDEARPACGNCIKYGAQCPGYDRSRKFVVGKHQIRQRGKRADNVVKPASCAADSNTSLSRRPGPLVHAPLTLARSLQLPRAQVLYNMIQSSYMISAATDIYSVLSWVAVDRLGKRALLDGAVCSFALHLAGKQTSDPELIAQSRSIYVLTLNELQAALRHPSEWSAPETLCSAILLCFFELFAGTTAPDTWLQHAKGIGILMEQRGPTAHAEGWDAAMLLSFRGILIMSDMFYPGKDQFFLLRPAWHQVMFDRGRHLIHPAEIPDETIRVADAFFTNLVQVSPVLKWGYLVREANKAGISVEPSQLSSLAHLAAANHASFSQWYDEFAALPIPQPIEAAPIDPVSSMYETVLVYEHQSAGAMHMGYWASMLILQETLAQCGMPVPNSEASQRDLVEKILRSVESVGQGTMGPYRVGFSIRIAYEFASAEEQRWIGSMLDQFSRSYAAVDRKSYPAPKTDTDGYSVRGTIESESSGVSDC, from the exons ATGGTCGGTGTCCCGCGCAGCACAGGTTGCCAGCTCTGCCGGGTGAGAAAGGTCAAGTGTGACGAGGCAAGGCCGGCATGTGGCAATTGTATCAAGTATGGCGCTCAGTGTCCAGGTTACGATCGCAGCCGCAAGTTCGTCGTGGGAAAACACCAGATTCGTCAACGAGGCAAGCGAGCAGACAATGTCGTCAAGCCTGCCTCTTGTGCAGCCGACTCTAACACGAGCCTGTCTCGTAGACCGGGGCCTCTGGTTCATGCTCCCCTGACCTTGGCTCGGTCGCTGCAGCTTCCCAGGGCCCAGGTCCTCTACAACATGATACAGTCGTCTTATATGATATCTGCTGCCACAGACATATACAGCGTCCTGTCGTGGGTAGCGGTTGACCGCCTGGGCAAGCGAGCCCTACTCGATGGCGCTGTCTGTTCCTTTGCTCTACATCTAGCTGGAAAGCAAACCTCGGACCCTGAACTGATTGCTCAGAGCCGGTCGATATATGTCCTCACACTCAACGAGCTGCAGGCGGCTCTACGACATCCCTCAGAATGGAGCGCACCCGAAACCCTGTGCTCTGCGATACTGCTATGCTTCTTCGAG CTCTTTGCGGGGACTACTGCTCCCGATACCTGGCTCCAACATGCCAAGGGCATTGGCATATTAATGGAGCAACGAGGGCCAACGGCTCATGCCGAAGGTTGGGACGCGGCCATGCTACTCTCGTTTCGTGGGATTCTT ATAATGAGTGACATGTTCTATCCTGGCAAGGACCAGTTCTTCCTCTTGCGCCCGGCATGGCACCAGGTCATGTTCGACCGTGGGAGGCACCTTATCCACCCGGCCGAGATCCCAGACGAGACGATCCGGGTCGCTgacgccttcttcaccaacctCGTGCAAGTCTCGCCCGTCTTGAAATGGGGCTATCTCGTCCGCGAGGCCAACAAGGCTGGCATCTCGGTCGAGCCCTCCCAGCTCTCCTCTCTGGCCCACCTCGCCGCCGCGAATCACGCGAGTTTCTCCCAGTGGTACGACGAGTTTGCCGCGCTCCCCATACCGCAGCCCATCGAGGCAGCGCCTATCGATCCGGTGTCTTCGATGTATGAGACGGTCCTGGTGTACGAGCACCAATCGGCCGGGGCGATGCATATGGGGTACTGGGCGAGCATGCTCATCCTGCAGGAGACTCTGGCGCAGTGCGGGATGCCGGTTCCCAATTCGGAGGCATCACAGCGAGATCTCGTCGAGAAGATATTGCGGTCGGTCGAGTCTGTGGGACAAGGCACCATGGGGCCGTATCGGGTCGGGTTCTCGATACGTATAGCGTATGAGTTTGCTTCTGCCGAGGAGCAGAGGTGGATCGGGAGTATGCTGGATCAATTCTCGAGAAGCTATGCGGCTGTTGATAGGAAGTCGTATCCCGCTCCAAAGACGGACACGGATGGTTATTCGGTGCGAGGCACGATTGAGTCGGAGAGTTCAGGGGTGTCTGACTGCTGA
- a CDS encoding TRNA-dihydrouridine(47) synthase [NAD(P)(+)] (TRNA-dihydrouridine(47) synthase [NAD(P)(+)]), with protein sequence MTTGDDQSPAGQHRPAKLHGRAFYESIGSPKFIVAPMVDQSEFAWRMLTRSFLSPTEQSSLLAYTPMLHARLFSQDEKYRQAHFQAVRPNADPWLDGNPSIDRPLFVQFCANDPDALLAAAKQVAPYCDAVDLNLGCPQGIARKGKYGAFLQEDQDLIFRLINILHKELPVPVTAKIRILETEEQTLAYAQNVLKAGASILTVHGRRREQKGHLTGLAEWKMIKFLRDSLPKETVIFANGNILQEGDIERCLEATGADGIMSAEGNLSDPAIFSKPPPVGEEGREYWRGKDGKGGYRVDAVMRRYMNILHEHALGGKAPERRPLFMPGDDTTWMTESQAEDDEPAPKRRKKEGGGGKKGEQGPNMSAMQPHLFHLLRHFVSKHTDVRDMLAKSRAGDMDAYERVLAAVELKVAEGLLEYERTNGENVADPTPLAEGEVDPPEEESSVGTQRRCRRPWWVVQPIIRPLPNEALKKGAITLSKKEKGKAKEKKEEEKGKQEDIKARDKAVAG encoded by the exons ATGACGACCGGAGACGACCAGAGCCCCGCGGGGCAACACCGCCCAGCTAAGCTGCATGGCAGGGCATTCTACGAGAGCATTGGCAGCCCCAAGTTTATCGTTGCGCCCATGGTGGACCAGTCCGAATTT GCGTGGCGCATGCTTACCAGATCCTTCCTCTCCCCAACCGAGCAGTCCAGCCTCCTCGCCTACACGCCCATGCTGCACGCCCGCCTCTTCTCGCAGGACGAAAAGTACCGCCAAGCACACTTCCAGGCTGTCCGCCCAAACGCTGACCCCTGGCTTGACGGGAACCCCTCCATCGATCGGCCGCTGTTTGTCCAGTTCTGCGCCAACGACCCGGACGCCCTCCTCGCTGCCGCCAAGCAGGTCGCGCCCTATTGCGACGCCGTTGATCTCAACCTTGGATGTCCTCAGGGCATTGCGCGCAAGGGAAAGTATGGCGCTTTCCTTCAGGAGGATCAGGATCTCATCTTCCGCCTGATCAATATTTTGCACAAGGAGCTGCCTGTGCCTGTTACGGCCAAGATTCGCATCCTGGAGACTGAGGAACAGACGTTGGCGTATGCGCAGAATGTGCTCAAGGCGGGCGCGTCCATCCTGACTGTGCATGGTCGGCGGAGAGAGCAAAAGGGTCACTTGACAGGCCTGGCCGAGTGGAAGATGATCAAGTTCTTGCGCGACAGCCTGCCAAAGGAGACAGTCATTTTTGCCAATGGAAATATCCTTCAGGAGGGCGATATCGAGCGATGTCTCGAGGCTACAGGGGCGGACGGTATCATGAGCGCTGAGGGTAACCTCAGTGATCCGGCCATCTTTTCGAAGCCGCCACCTGTGGGCGAGGAGGGACGGGAATATTGGAGGGGTAAGGACGGCAAGGGTGGATACAGAGTTGACGCCGTTATGAGGCGGTACATGAACATCCTCCACGAGCACGCCTTAGGAGGCAAAGCCCCTGAACGTAGACCGCTCTTTATGCCCGGCGACGACACAACATGGATGACGGAGAGTCAGGCTGAGGATGACGAGCCAGCGCCCAAGAGgcgcaagaaggagggcggcgGTGGAAAGAAGGGCGAGCAGGGACCAAACATGTCGGCCATGCAGCCCCATCTCTTCCACCTCTTGCGGCACTTTGTCTCCAAGCACACCGACGTGCGGGACATGCTGGCCAAGAGCCGGGCGGGTGACATGGATGCCTACGAGCGAGTGCTAGCGGCCGTGGAGCTCAAGGTGGCCGAGGGCCTGCTCGAGTACGAGCGCACCAACGGCGAGAATGTGGCAGATCCCACGCCgctggccgagggcgaggtggATCccccagaggaggagagttCGGTAGGCACACAACGCCGATGCCGGCGGCCGTGGTGGGTGGTACAGCCCATCATCCGGCCACTGCCCAATGAGGCGCTCAAGAAGGGAGCTATCACGTTGAGTAAGAAGGAGAAAggaaaggccaaggagaagaaagaggaggagaagggcaagcaAGAGGATATCAAGGCTAGGGATAAGGCTGTTGCTGGATGA
- a CDS encoding C3H1-type domain-containing protein has translation MAVPDPNVGGDHHGDEDLVNAPQSYPPGTSSPEEIPLDHPAWSVKPVKVPTLAGTMTTLLTSFGFTVIPPTQPSSSRRPRNLATVADPEEQLASLQGSRLSLLNSALGVPEHPAEDGPQPDVAPLDEVQASAAEASNGEASKTKSKSKKKKAGKKKEQQQVQTVCRLFQESGRCRYGDNCRYSHLLPDTLPPPNGTVDPDPPKKEDDSSEKGDSSKKEEDSPIDLFFAKYPEFDYVRDKPLWDEFVRMGQHFKWQGPKKAQVKNDFRDALVEEFDYVHGTDESNLENWGKLCQAMGLSAPKTLKEAHRVVRGAYVNLVALVQSPRTGESVEVFKSVQDLRQFTAKTKWTFPQEHTQAGGLLNMLLRKMGGQSHGHGSRGKKKAVAK, from the exons ATGGCGGTCCCGGATCCCAACGTTGGAGGCGATCatcatggagatgaagatTTGGTCAATGCTCCCCAG AGCTATCCCCCTGGCACTTCCTCTCCTGAAGAGATACCTCTAGACCATCCGGCCTGGAGCGTCAAGCCAGTGAAAGTTCCAACCCTTGCTGGTACCATGACCACCCTTCTTACCTCCTTCGGCTTTACAGTCATTCCACCCAcccagccatcatcatcacgtCGACCTCGCAATCTTGCCACTGTTGCGGATCCAGAGGAACAACTTGCTTCTCTGCAGGGTTCCCGTCTCTCCCTGTTGAATTCTGCGCTCGGGGTCCCAGAGCATCCTGCAGAAGATGGCCCACAACCAGATGTGGCCCCCCTCGATGAGGTGCAAGCCAGTGCCGCTGAGGCAAGCAACGGCGAGGCCAGCAAGACTAAGAGCAAGTctaaaaagaagaaggcagggaagaagaaggagcagcagcaggttcAAACTGTTTGCCGTCTCTTTCAAGAATCTGGACGGTGTCGCTACGGAGACAACTGCAGGTACTCCCACCTGCTCCCCGACACTCTGCCTCCACCCAACGGCACGGTCGATCCTGATCCCCCGAAGAAAGAGGACGACTCCTCTGAGAAGGGAGACTCTTCCAAGAAAGAGGAAGACTCTCCGATTGATCTTTTCTTCGCAAAGTATCCCGAATTCGACTACGTGCGGGACAAGCCCCTGTGGGACGAGTTTGTTCGCATGGGTCAGCACTTCAAGTGGCAGGGCCCTAAGAAAGCTCAAGTCAAGAACGACTTCCGCGACGCCTTGGTGGAAGAGTTCGACTACGTCCACGGAACTGATGAGAGTAACCTGGAGAACTGGGGAAAGCTGTGTCAAGCAATGGGACTGTCTGCTCCAAAGACGCTGAAGGAGGCTCACAGG GTTGTCCGGGGAGCTTACGTCAACCTCGTAGCCCTTGTTCAGAGTCCCAGAACTGGTGAATCTGTCGAGGTGTTCAAGAGCGTGCAGGATTTGAGACAATTCACGGCAAAGACCAAATGGACTTTCCCCCAGGAGCATACCCAAGCAGGTGGCTTGCTCAACATGCTGCTCCGCAAGATGGGTGGCCAGTCCCATGGACACGGATCTcgaggaaagaagaaggccgtggCCAAGTAA
- a CDS encoding Pre-mRNA-splicing factor cwc22, whose product MASAEVDIPRRERDRGDRSDKRDGDSYRPARAPRSPSPSRAREPVPVRTEEEKQAAAKAEYEKLLTMRSGGTYIPPARLRALQAQITDKTSKEYQRMAWEALKKSINGLINKVNTANIKHIVPELFGENLVRGRGLFCRSIMKAQAASLPFTPIYAAMAAIVNTKLPQVGELLIRRLVMQFRKGFKRNDKAVCLSSTTFLAHLINQQVQHEMLAGQILLLLLHKPTDDSVEIAVGFCREVGQYLEDMQPSISMAVFDQFRNILHEADIDKRTQYMIEVLFQVRKDKFKDNPAVKEELDLVEEEDQITHRVELEGEIDVQDGLNIFKFDSEWEEHEEAYKKLKAEILGEGSDDEDDDDDEYDSSSEEEEDEKTKAMEIKDQSNADLVNLRRTIYLTIMSSADPEEAVHKLMKINLPAGQEPELPSMIVECCSQEKTYTKFFGMIGERFAKINRLWCDLFEQAFAKYYETIHRYENNKLRNIAMLFGHMFASDALGWHCLSVIHLNEDETTSSSRIFIKILFQFIAEEMGMPKLRARMTDETLRPNLEGLFPQENPRNIRFSINYFTSIGMGALTEEMRTHLQNMPKPALPAPPAADSDSDSVSSYSSYTARRGQDPTQGLCLQEDVDVASLTLRAPLVEVGGILVRAAHDLRRLVVDVVEHAAIHTRLAAGHALLLHAKLVAEEILTPQKVGHPHRLLVTGEVDRVIRKIDPLLP is encoded by the exons ATGGCGTCCGCCGAGGTCGATATCCCCCGTCGCGAGCGCGACCGCGGCGACCGAAGCGACAAGCGCGATGGCGACTCGTACCGTCCTGCGAGGGCGCCGCGGTCGCCATCACCCTCACGAGCCCGCGAGCCGGTACCCGTACgcacggaggaggagaagcaggctgcTGCAAAGGCCGAGTACGAGAAGCTGTTGACGATGCGATCCGGCGGTACCTACATTCCCCCCGCGAGACTGCGCGCGCTGCAGGCCCAGATCACGGACAAGACGAGCAAGGAGTACCAGCGCATGGCGTGGGAGGCGCTCAAGAAGAGTATCAATGGTTTGATCAACAAGGTCAACACGGCAAACATCAAGCACATCGTCCCCGAGCTGTTTGGCGAAAACCTGGTCCGCGGCCGAGGTCTGTTTTGCCGATCCATCATGAAGGCCCAGGCGGCCAGTTTGCCGTTTACGCCCATCTatgccgccatggctgccattGTCAACACGAAGCTGCCCCAGGTTGGTGAGCTGCTGATCCGCCGACTGGTTATGCAGTTCCGCAAGGGCTTCAAGCGCAACGACAAGGCCGTCTGCCTCTCCTCGACCACCTTCCTCGCCCACCTCATCAATCAACAGGTTCAACACGAGATGCTCGCTGGCCAGATCttgcttttgcttcttcACAAACCTACCGACGACAGTGTGGAGATTGCGGTTGGCTTCTGCCGTGAAGTTGGACAGTACCTGGAGGATATGCAGCCGTCTATTTCCATGGCCGTTTTCGACCAGTTCAGAAACATTTTGCACGAGGCCGATATCGACAAGCGAACGCAGTACATGATCGAGGTCCTGTTTCAGGTGCGCAaggacaagttcaaggacaaccctgccgtcaaggaggagctggatttggttgaagaggaggatcaGATTACTCACAGGGTCGAACTGGAAGGCGAGATTGACGTGCAGGACGGACTCAACATCTTCAAGTTTGACTCAGAATGGGAGGAGCACGAAGAGGCGtacaagaagctcaaggccgagatctTGGGCGAAGGaagcgatgacgaggatgatgacgatgacgagtACGACAGTTCgtccgaggaagaggaggatgaaaagaccaaggccatggagatcAAGGATCAGTCCAATGCCGACCTGGTCAACCTGCGCAGGACGATTTACCTCACCATTATGTCCAGCGCCGACCCCGAGGAAGCCGTTCACAAGCTCATGAAGATCAACCTTCCAGCAGGACAGGAGCCCGAGCTACCCTCGATGATCGTTGAGTGCTGCTCACAAGAAAAGACATACACCAAGTTCTTTGGAATGATTGGCGAGCGCttcgccaagatcaaccgACTTTGGTGCGACTTGTTTGAGCAGGCTTTTGCCAAGTACTACGAGACCATCCACCGTTACGAGAACAACAAGCTCCGTAACATCGCCATGCTTTTTGGTCACATGTTTGCGTCAGACGCCCTTGGCTGGCACTGCCTGTCCGTCATCCACCTCAACGAGGACGAAACGACGTCGAGCAGTCGTATCTTTATCAAGATCCTGTTTCAGTTCATCGCGGAGGAGATGGGTATGCCCAAGCTCAGGGCACGTATGACGGACGAGACCTTGAGGCCCAACTTGGAAGGTCTCTTCCCCCAGGAAAACCCTCGCAACATTAGATTCTCCATCAACTACTTTACGAGTATTGGAATGGGTGCTCTCACCGAGGAGATGCGAACACACCTTCAGAACATGCCCAAGCCAGCTCTACCCGCTCCTCCTGCCGCCGACTCAGACTCGGATTCGGTTTCGAGTTACTCATCCTATACTG CTCGTCGCGGTCAAGATCCTACACAAGGTCTGTGTCTGCAAGAGGACGTGGACGTAGCCAGTCTTACTCTGCGAGCCCccctcgtcgaggtcggcggTATACTAGTGAGAGCCGCTCACGATCTCCGGCGCCTCGTGGTGGACGTGGTCGAGCACGCAGCGATTCATACTCGTCTCGCAGCCGGTCacgctctcctcctccacgccAAGCTCGTGGCCGAAGAGATTCTTACGCCTCAGAAGGTCGGTCACCCTCACCGCCTCCTCGTGACAGGCGAAGTCGATCGCGTGATTCGCAAGATCGATCCCCTTCTCCCGTGA
- a CDS encoding Dolichol phosphate-mannose biosynthesis regulatory protein, translated as MLVAASVVFLYYTIWTLLMPFVDDDHVLQNFFPPRVWAIRIPVIIILLGGAVVGSFLGMVMIRSNKKKAAKAKAAAKKTN; from the exons ATGCTCGTGGCCGCTTCTGTCGTCTTCCTTTACTACACCATCTGGACCCTGCTCATG CCCTTTGTCGATGACGACCACGTGCTTCAGAACTTCTTCCCTCCCCGCGTTTGGGCCATCCGCATccccgtcatcatcattcttctcggcggcgCCGTCGTGGGCTCTTTCCTCGGCATGGTCATGATCCGGAGCAACAAAAAgaaggccgccaaggccaaggctgctgccaagaagacgaaCTAG
- a CDS encoding ING domain-containing protein, with protein MAAAADPQGDTKMEDVSPKDQTSMEESISKSLGQMGNGLASLQSRADPDAQTTVTDFLDFTEYLSSDVVRSLTLIGKLDERYINASHMVDDLTSVWGRLPSLPAEERPSPVQLRADISEQLAQSVDSRVFAHAEAVRLSENVNRHYKKAKVLLSKLQKMMDNYPTEEVKSPVVSKSPQLARNKLSSKAAGEGGQKPRRPQVPRIIVPGEILAPYDVDYDTFTDDSDISSDEESDTPAPSRRTPAPPPRIKLVTNKTPKTPSRLARPVSYPTAALSQAAAANNAALLHPPPENAVIGSPDAPWLQLTQYELAKLRKRMKKNATWTPSETMIARELKALGRGPDAYHEAKRKAEEEGKSFEPPVPKPIVDNESGEKQLPAGAISADTLAAEEVPTSNRGMKLNEAKKLKREALAKLAAEEAEESARKMAEAAKLFLGNGNGNKGNQKATAPASEAPKETPTKPVKTRATSRATKRKREAEPEETPNSHENSETQPSRPQVKRTKTETPVPPPHHPSMSHSKGPTPESTGPPAPLTTPGEHAVVTHAETPVPIPIPPQGTSMMTSGAKSPTPNPSNSTAAPAATPGKAHPTETPVPFPIPEPRKSATPVLPPVRENTKRETRGDAAKRTQQAQQQLLLQQQAQAPQPQQPQEAPQEQQQPERQASNPPQPQPQPQPTIIPPPQPPPVAPEIPSKQIPSRAATPRLTPGPEGLALRRPSSRGKGASQEPQSSLAADRPRRASTARNTPAPEPRPAKRTKRPAPGVVSTTNSGGNSAVGKRKAAPKKKARPRQNKGPAEPELEEVDDEGNPIDPDEPRYCSCNRVSFGLMIQCDNVDVSGSSTTPSHSSSTSASRRKGTNKQLTQKQNCKEEWFHLECVGLAEVPARTTKWYCPECRVLLNIGEKGEVSARGVKM; from the coding sequence atggccgccgccgcagacCCCCAGGGCGacaccaagatggaggatgttTCGCCCAAGGACCAGACCTCGATGGAGGAGTCCATTTCCAAGTCGCTTGGTCAGATGGGCAACGGGCTCGCGTCGCTGCAGTCGCGCGCTGATCCCGATGCGCAGACCACCGTTACCGATTTCCTCGACTTTACCGAATACCTCTCCTCTGACGTTGTGCGGTCCCTCACGCTCATCGGGAAGCTCGACGAGCGCTACATCAATGCCTCCCACATGGTCGACGACTTGACCTCCGTATGGGGTCGGCTCCCCAGTTTACCTGCGGAGGAGCGCCCGTCGCCCGTGCAGCTTCGGGCAGACATCTCTGAGCAACTGGCTCAGTCAGTTGACTCGAGGGTCTTTGCCCATGCCGAGGCCGTGAGGTTGTCGGAAAATGTTAACAGGCACTACAAGAAGGCAAAGGTTTTACTTTCTAAACtgcagaagatgatggacaACTATCCCACTGAGGAAGTCAAAAGCCCAGTTGTGTCGAAATCGCCACAGTTGGCAAGGAATAAATTAAGCTCCAAGGCAGCAGGCGAAGGTGGTCAGAAGCCCAGACGCCCACAAGTTCCGAGAATCATTGTCCCGGGAGAGATATTAGCACCATATGATGTTGACTACGACACCTTTACCGACGACAGCGACATTAGTTCTGATGAGGAGTCGGATACTCCGGCACCAAGTCGAAGAACTCCAGCGCCGCCTCCGCGAATCAAACTTGTTACCAacaagaccccaaagacGCCGAGTCGCCTCGCACGGCCAGTGAGCTATCCTACGGCAGCCCTGAGCCAGGCTGCGGCTGCCAACAATGCCGCCTTGCTTCATCCGCCACCCGAGAACGCGGTTATTGGCAGCCCGGATGCTCCATGGCTGCAGCTTACCCAGTacgagctggccaagctaCGGAAAcggatgaagaagaatgcGACGTGGACACCGAGCGAGACCATGATTGCTCGCGAGCTCAAGGCTCTGGGCCGTGGTCCTGATGCCTATCATGAGGCCAAGAGAAaggccgaggaagaggggaaaTCCTTTGAGCCTCCAGTCCCTAAGCCTATCGTTGATAACGAGTCGGGCGAGAAGCAACTACCTGCTGGTGCGATCAGTGCTGACACGTTGGCTGCTGAAGAGGTCCCGACAAGCAATCGCGGCATGAAGCTCAACGAGGCAAAGAAACTGAAGAGGGAGgccctggccaagcttgccgCAGAGGAAGCGGAAGAATCAGCCAGAAAAATGGCAGAGGCAGCTaagctcttcctcggcaaTGGCAACGGAAACAAGGGGAACCAAAAGGCCACGGCCCCGGCGTCTGAGGCTCCCAAAGAAACTCCCACCAAGCCCGTGAAAACAAGAGCCACATCGAGAGCCACGAAGCGAAAGAGAGAggcagagccagaggagacCCCCAACTCCCATGAGAACAGCGAAACACAGCCCTCACGACCACAGGTGAAGCGCACCAAGACTGAGACTCCAGTTCCACCACCCCACCACCCTTCCATGAGCCATAGCAAGGGACCAACCCCTGAGAGTACAggtcctccagctcctctgACGACGCCTGGTGAACACGCCGTCGTCACACACGCCGAAACCCCAGTTCCCATTCCCATCCCACCCCAAGGCACGTCTATGATGACCAGCGGAGCCAAGTCTCCAACTCCCAACCCGTCTAACTCGACTGCAGCTCCCGCCGCCACTCCTGGCAAAGCCCACCCGACAGAGACTCCAGTGCCCTTCCCAATCCCCGAGCCGCGAAAGTCGGCAACCCCAGTGCTGCCTCCAGTGAGAGAAAACACTAAGCGAGAGACTCGGGGTGACGCAGCGAAGCGGACACAGCaggcccagcagcagctaCTTTTGCAGCAACAGGCACAAGCGCCACAGCCTCAGCAACCTCAGGAAGCTCctcaggagcagcagcaacctgAGCGGCAAGCGTCTaaccctcctcaacctcaaccccAGCCCCAACCTACTATCatccctcctccacaaccCCCTCCAGTTGCCCCTGAAATACCAAGCAAGCAGATACCTTCACGGGCTGCAACGCCCCGATTAACTCCAGGGCCGGAGGGCCTTGCCCTCCGCCGACCGAGCTCTCGTGGTAAAGGTGCCAGCCAAGAGCCACAGTCCTCACTAGCGGCAGATCGGCCACGACGGGCGAGCACCGCTCGCAACACACCTGCCCCCGAGCCTCGGCCAGCTAAGCGAACCAAGCGTCCTGCCCCCGGCGTTGTTAGTACCACAAACAGTGGCGGGAATAGCGCTGTCGGTAAGCGAAAAGCGGCGCCGAAGAAGAAAGCTCGTCCGAGGCAGAATAAGGGTCCTGCGGAGCCAGAGCTAGAGGAGGTAGACGACGAAGGGAATCCGATCGATCCCGACGAGCCGAGATACTGCTCCTGCAACCGAGTCAGCTTCGGCCTCATGATCCAGTGCGACAATGTCGACGTAAGCGGCTCCTCAACCACGCCCTCACActcatcctccacctcaGCATCCCGTCGAAAGGGGACGAACAAGCAGCTAACACAGAAGCAGAACTGCAAGGAAGAGTGGTTTCATCTCGAGTGCGTCGGTCTCGCCGAGGTGCCCGCGCGGACGACCAAATGGTACTGTCCTGAGTGCCGGGTGCTGCTCAACATTggcgagaagggcgaggtcaGTGCAAGGGGTGTGAAGATGTAG